In one Dermatophagoides farinae isolate YC_2012a chromosome 4, ASM2471394v1, whole genome shotgun sequence genomic region, the following are encoded:
- the LOC124500573 gene encoding putative oxidoreductase MexAM1_META1p0182, whose protein sequence is MSSSSGKKYDFSGKVALVTGSSSGIGAAIAVQFAQYGAKLTITGRDGAALESVAKKIEIESGHQPLQIVGDLLDQSLPAKLINETVSKFGRLDFLVNNAGGSTAHRELNDEKLMEAFDKVFALNVRAVLQLSQLAAIHLEKSKGNIINISSIVSMKPYGHVYSSSKAALDMITKTLAKELGLKGVRVNSINPGPVATGFLRSVGMSATAYTDLADTMINHTLLKFLAQPDEIANLASFLASDDARNMTGSIVVSDTGSLLV, encoded by the exons atgTCTTCATCAAGTGGTAAAAAATACGATTTCAGCGGTAAAGTTGCTCTGGTTACAGGTTCCAGTTCTGGGATCGGTGCTGCAATTGCTGTACAATTTGCACAATATGGTGCTAAACTAACAATTACCGGTCGTGATGGTGCAGCTTTGGAATCGGTGgccaaaaaaatcgaaattgaaaGTGGACATCAACCATTGCAAATTGTCGGTGATCTTCTTGATCAATCTTTGCCAGccaaattgattaatgaaaCTGTTTCCAAGTTTGGACGTTTGGATTTTCTTGTAAACAATGCCGGTGGTAGTACAGCTCATCGCGAACTCaacgatgaaaaattgatggaaGCTTTTGATAAAGTTTTCGCTCTAAATGTTCGTGCTGTCCTTCAATTAAGTCAATTAGCTGCAATACATTTGGAGAAATCCAAGGgtaatatcatcaacatttcaaGTATTGTTTCTATGAAGCCG TATGGACATGTATATAGTTCATCGAAAGCAGCACTGGATATGATTACCAAAACATTAGCTAAAGAGCTAGGACTAAAAGGTGTCCGAGTCAATTCGATTAA cCCCGGACCTGTTGCAACTGGTTTCCTCCGTTCGGTCGGAATGTCAGCTACAGCCTATACGGATTTAGCAGATACTATGATTAATCATACCTTGTTGAAATTCTTAGCACAACCTGATGAAATTGCAAATCTAGCTTCATTCTTAGCATCTGATGATGCTCGTAACATGACTGGTTCAATTGTTGTTAGCGACACCGGATCATTGTTGGTATGA
- the LOC124500569 gene encoding uncharacterized protein LOC124500569 — translation MNLRSNRYYPSGADHHYHQSTAVEIFDNNVDPKFSPLQTPPYVVEVQTAGGQNQNSYDNNIDSNVDLTKNEQHPMGPPTSTILIVTEQEMNETMDIDTIAIAEQVNKELETMNIQRQLFGRHILHCGSTKMFNLLRKPRPWSMMLKHPKQYSEKMQSYLRLKKWLELPRQQRHDELIALNEWYSHLAANREQELGQPRPSLDRIRGERTKFTQMQLTILEEYFNENPYLTSDKITELVEKLNLAPPKINEWFHGRRKKWCQQHSDNKEMIENFRKKGRQYRNRSKQMAFNDEQVEFLERTFQENPWLDYERRRDLAKKLDTTEQRIRNWFNTRRNKFKHDQLYVPTKSATTAVKLPKEKKAPTRIQLKREQCVTTIQSWWRGHCVRKILQQQSPKFTIIRERLRFIRQNLAENSDLIRQFLNVSKLIEKNFSTLDDQQQQQSDVDDNHQMKKTNSPSLTIINDQIQKGCQLSMQIFEIFNDFDRQKQQDKQKETEKLLRNRLTMMGRQQQTMLMAFQRRNNNITNNNNKNNVRRSNRRLAKCSMTKNDSNNVNVDDGGDGEDDVTEMPSQSNT, via the exons atgaatCTACGTTCAAATCGTTATTATCCATCCGGagctgatcatcattatcatcaatcgacAGCTGTCGAAATTTTCGACAATAATGTTGATCCAAAATTTTCACCT CTTCAAACACCACCATATGTTGTCGAAGTACAAACGGCTGGTggccaaaatcaaaattcctatgataataatattgattcgaatgttgatttgacaaaaaatgaacaacatcCGATGGGACcaccaacatcaacaattttaatAGTAACCGaacaagaaatgaatgaaacaatggATATTGATACTATTGCAATCGCTGAACAAGTGAATAAAGAATTGGAAACAATGAATATTCAACGACAATTATTTGGTCGTCATATATTACATTGTGGTTCGACAAAAATGTTTAATCTATTACGAAAACCACGACCATGGTCTATGATGTTAAAACATCCGAAACAATATTCGGAAAAAATGCAATCATATTtacgattgaaaaaatggttAGAACTACcgcgacaacaacgacatgATGAACTGAttgcattgaatgaatggtatT CACATTTGGCTGCCAATCGTGAACAAGAACTTGGACAACCACGCCCATCATTAGATCGTATACGTGGTGAACGAACAAAATTTACACAAATGCAATTGACAATTTTGGAAgaatatttcaatgaaaatccaTATCTAACATCGGATAAAATAACCGAATTGgtggaaaaattgaatctagCTCCACCGAAAATTAAT GAATGGTTCCATGGAcgtcgaaaaaaatggtgtcAACAGCATAGTGATAATAAAgagatgattgaaaattttcgaaaGAAAGGACGACAATATCGTAATCGCAGCAAACAGATGGCgtttaatgatgaacaagttGAATTTCTGGAACGAACATTTCAGGAAAATCCATGGTTAGATTATGAACGACGGCGAGATTTAGCTAAGAAATTAGATACAACCGAGCAAAGGATACGA AATTGGTTCAATACTCGacgaaataaattcaaacatgATCAATTATATGTACCAACTAAGTCGGCAACAACCGCAGTGAAATTAccgaaagaaaagaaagcaCCAACTAGGATTCAATTGAAACGTGAACAATGTGTCACAACGATACAG AGTTGGTGGCGTGGACATTGTGTTCGGAAAATtttgcaacaacaatcaccaaAATTTACAATCATTCGTGAACGATTACGTTTTATACGACAAAATTTGGCTGAAAATAGTGATTTAATTCGCcaatttttaaatgtttcaaaattgattgaaaaaaatttttccacattggatgatcaacaacaacaacaatcagatgttgatgataatcatcaaatgaaaaaaactaattcaCCCAGTTTAACTATCATTAAtgatcaaatacaaaaagGTTGTCAACTATCTATGCAGATATTcgaaatattcaatgatttcgatcgtcaaaaacaacaggataaacagaaagaaacggaaaaattattacgaAATCGTTTAACAATGATGGGCCGACAGCAACAAACAATGTTGATGGCATTCCAACGACGTAATAACAATattactaataataataataaaaataatgttcGACGATCAAATCGGAGATTGGCTAAATGTTcgatgacaaaaaatgattctaataatgtcaatgttgatgatggcggTGATGGTGAAGATGATGTTACAGAAATGCCATCACAATCCAACACATGA
- the LOC124500572 gene encoding uncharacterized protein LOC124500572 produces the protein MSELSWSQQFLTRNGPQLLANWEKYYIRLIVFIDYVPLLGPLYNAGHALNLLWLIWRGSFFPNRRQLLRHRTLNNENINDEFNDNVGDDDYDDDDENDLLKNREKYRQVRERGLTAIVTALIDIFTICLALAVIAFICDCLLRIQTFAFVRQLCILFIMINILALTIGAKIIAGQAVINVTRQLEDVNHVGISMVKSAHITATAIERIVETTETTTNIFVRTCQYIWSRIVFYTIKTITFPRRSWNWFITRIRSLFRQWIANIKMFIKRNLTWMAMMNLFTLGFSGWLMGVIKRRRLRQHSE, from the coding sequence atgtcggaATTATCCTGGTCACAACAATTCCTAACACGAAATGGGCCACAATTATTGGCTAATTGGGAAAAATATTACATACGTTTAATcgtatttattgattatgtACCATTATTGGGTCCATTATACAATGCTGGCCATGCATTGAATCTATTATGGTTAATATGGCGtggatcattttttccaaatcgaAGACAATTATTAAGACATCgaacattgaataatgaaaatattaatgatgaatttaatgataatgttggtgatgatgattatgatgatgatgatgaaaatgatctgCTGAAAAATCGTGAAAAATATCGTCAAGTTCGTGAACGTGGTCTGACGGCCATCGTAACGGCATTGATCGATATATTCACCATATGTTTAGCATTGGCTGTTATAGCATTCATTTGTGATTGTCTATTACGTATACAAACATTTGCATTCGTAAGACAATTATGCATATTGttcattatgatcaatatATTGGCATTAACAATTGGTGCAAAAATTATTGCCGGACAAGCAGTCATCAATGTTACTCGACAATTAGAAGATGTTAATCATGTCGGTATTAGTATGGTTAAATCGGCACATATAACTGCAACAGCAATCGAACGTATTGTTGAAACAACGgaaacaacgacaaatatTTTCGTTCGTACATGTCAATATATTTGGTCAAGAATAGTGTTCTATACGATAAAAACGATAACATTTCCACGACGATCATGGAATTGGTTTATCACACGGATACGATCATTATTTCGTCAATGGATAGCTAATATTAAAATGTTTATCAAACGTAATCTAACATGGATGGccatgatgaatttgttcaCATTAGGATTCAGTGGTTGGCTAATGGGTGTAATAAAAAGACGTCGTCTTCGTCAGCATTCAGAGTGA
- the LOC124500283 gene encoding uncharacterized protein LOC124500283: protein MCFIVIIINNKKTKMKSFVTILFINSFAMIIAFPLEQPIHYLPYAFGYQTADGQTRQEQGSQNGVITGSFSYTDANGDLRQVKYTADEHGYRPEGDIGVDRRTAETAAAMAALAPKGPVSSTSSWAPLSKPSFQAFDKLIASPPPAAAVPAFHAPAPAPASWNHFPAAASTTHFAPPIIGPSGYQVDTPTHKIWVKY, encoded by the exons ATGTGttttatcgtcatcatcataaataacaaaaaaacgaaaatgaaatcg TTTGTCACAATATTGTTCATCAATAGTTTTGCTATGATAATAGCGTTTCCATTGGAACAACCAATACATTATCTACCATATGCATTTGGTTATCAAACAGCCGATGGTCAAACCAGACAGGAACAAGGTAGTCAAAATGGTGTTATTACCGGTTCGTTTAGCTATACCGATGCTAATGGTGATCTACGACAG gTTAAATATACAGCTGATGAACATGGTTATCGACCTGAAGGCGATATCGGTGTTGATCGTCGTACAGCTGAAACTGCTGCTGCAATGGCTGCATTAGCACCAAAAGGACCagtatcatcaacatcatcatgggCACCATTATCTAAACCTTCATTTCAAGCCTTTGATAAATTAATTGCATCACCACCccctgctgctgctgttccGGCATTCCATGCACCAGCGCCAGCACCAGCTTCATGGAACCATTTTCCAGCCGCTGCTTCAACTACACATTTTGCTCCCCCAATCATAGGACCATCAGGCTATCAAGTTGATACGCCTACACATAAAATCTGGGTAAAATattag
- the Pkc53E gene encoding protein C kinase 53E produces the protein MNSSKMSSSPSSSTTILNATNTNYNNNEDKISSPIESNQSIQCVSPPPPPPPPLPSSSSSISTSIPTTIITATNETKSPKNNRSRSNSTMLTSSTSSTTSSSTCSISSSSITQQQQQQQSIENDGQSLFTAGSGSSISSGAGFTRSRGLAARARKGALKKKTIFAVQDHKFLPRFFKQPTFCSHCKDFIWGFGKQGFQCQICSYVVHKRCHEFVAFKCPGVDKGLMATVRGGQQQQQQQQRSGSDRGDRTRHQFQVHTYTSPAFCDHCGSLLYGLIHQGFKCKSCDMNVHKKCQDLVPNLCGCDHTERRGRILLKIYSNDEQNKLICEIKQARNLIPMDPNGLSDPYVKCKLVPDNGHSVKRKTRTIKASLNPEWNETLVFDLKSDDKDRRLLIEIWDWDRTTRNDFMGALSFGVSELLKNPADGWFKLLTQEEGEYYNVPVPAAGEDVRVLLDMRLRSVTSNVTSWQKGDNDTGTGDNISYCSTLDHVTVAMNNLGHHHHPLQHTDHHSSSILTNLPHNMSKQDVIRSTDFNYIMVLGKGSFGKVMLAERKGTDELYAVKILKKDIIIQDDDVECAMVEKRVLALADKPPFLVQLHSCFQTMDRLYFVMEYVNGGDLMFQIQQCGKFKEPIAVFYAAEIAIGLFFLHSRGIVYRDLKLDNVLLDQDGHIKIADFGMCKEGIFGDKRTKTFCGTPDYIAPEIILYQPYGKSVDWWAYGVLLYEMLVGQPPFDGEDEEELFAAITDHSVSYPKSLSKEAKDICRTLLVKNPDKRLGYSLESGEEDVRSHPFFRRIDWDKIAKREVQPPFKPKIKHRKDVSNFDKQFTSERTDLTPTDRLFMMNLDQTEFLGFSYLNPEFVQHV, from the exons atgaattcatcaaaaatgtcatcatcaccatcatcgtcgaCAACAATTTTAAATGCGACCAACACGAattataacaacaatgaagacaaaatatcatcaccaattgaatcgaatcaatcaatacaatgtgtttcaccaccaccaccaccaccaccaccactaccatcatcatcatcatcaatatcaacatcgattccaacaacaataatcactgctacaaatgaaacaaaatcaccAAAAAATAATCGTTCAAGATCTAATTCAACAATGctcacatcatcaacatcatcgacaacatcgTCATCCACTtgttcaatatcatcatcatcaataacgcaacaacaacagcaacaacaatcaatagaAAATGATGGCCAATCATTATTTACAGCTGGAAGCGGAAGTAGTATCAGTAGTGGTGCTGGTTTCACACGTTCTCGTGGTCTAGCAGCACGTGCACGTAAAGGtgcattgaaaaagaaaaccatATTCGCTGTACAGGATCATAAATTTCTTCCACGTTTCTTTAAACAGCCAACTTTTTGTTCACATTGTAAAGATTTTATCTGGGGATTTGGTAAACAAGGCTTTCAATGTCAA atCTGTTCATATGTAGTACATAAACGTTGCCATGAATTTGTTGCATTCAAATGTCCAGGTGTTGATAAAGGTCTTATGGCTACGGTCCGCggtggacaacaacaacaacaacaacaacaacggtcAGGAAGTGATCGTGGTGATCGTACTAGACATCAATTTCAAGTACATACATATACATCACCTGCATTTTGTGATCATTgtggatcattattatatggtTTAATACATCAAGGTTTTAAATGTAAATCATGCGATATGAATGTACATAAAAAATGTCAAGATTTG gtaCCAAACCTATGTGGCTGTGATCATACTGAACGTCGTGGTCGtatattattaaaaatctattcaaatgatgaacagaataaattgatttgtgAAATTAAACAAGCACGTAATCTAATACCAATGGATCCGAATGGTCTATCAGATCCATATGTAAAATGTAAATTAGTGCCTGATAATGGTCATAGTGTAAAACGGAAAACACGTACAATAAAAGCATCATTGAATCCAGAATGGAATGAAACACTTGTTTTTGATCTCAAATCGGATGATAAAGATCGTcgtttgttgattgaaatatGGGATTGGGATCGCACAACACGTAATGATTTTATGGGTGCCCTATCATTTGGTGTGTctgaattattgaaaaatccTGCTGATGGTTGGTTTAAATTATTAACACAAGAAGAAGGTGAATATTATAATGTACCTGTACCGGCTGCTGGCGAAGATGTTCGTGTATTATTAGATATGCGTCTACGATCTGTTACATCGAATGTAACATCATGGCAAAAAGGTGATAATGATACTGGTACTGGTGATAATATTAGTTATTGTTCAACATTAGACCATGTTACTGTTGCCATGAATAAtcttggtcatcatcatcatccattacAACAtactgatcatcattcatcttCGATACTAACAAATCTACCACATAATATGAGTAAACAAGATGTGATACGTTCAACAGATTTCAATTATATTATGGTACTTGGAAAAGGTTCATTCGGTAAAGTAATGTTGGCCGAACGTAAAGGAACCGATGAATTATATGCagtgaaaatattgaaaaaagatattattatacaagatgatgatgttgaatgtGCAATGGTTGAAAAACGTGTACTAGCATTAGCGGATAAACCACCATTTCTTGTACAACTTCATTCTTGTTTTCAAACAATGGATCGTTTATATTTTGTCATGGAATATGTTAATGGTGGTGATCTAATGTTTCAGATACAACAATGTGGTAAATTTAAGGAACCAATTGCCGTTTTTTATGCTGCTGAAATTGCAATCGGTCtattttttctacattcaAGAGGTATTGTTTATCGTGATCTAAAACTTGATAATGTATTATTAGATCAAGATGGACATATAAAAATTGCCGATTTTGGTATGTGTAAAGAAGGTATATTTGGTGATAAACGTACAAAAACATTCTGCGGTACACCGGATTATATAGCACCAGAAATTATACTATATCAACCATATGGTAAATCG gTCGATTGGTGGGCATATGgtgtattattatatgaaatGTTAGTTGGACAGCCACCATTCGATGgtgaagatgaagaagaattatTTGCTGCCATTACTGATCATAGTGTATCCTatccaaaatcattatcTAAAGAAGCAAAAGATATATGTCGTACATTATTGGTGAAAAATCCAGATAAACGTCTTGGATATTCGCTAGAATCCGGTGAAGAAGATGTTCGGTCACATCCATTTTTTCGTCGTATTGATTGGGATAAAATTGCTAAACGTGAAGTACAGCCACCATTCAAACCGAAAATTAAACATCGCAAAGATGTTAGCAATTTTGATAAACAATTTACATCTGAACGTACGGATCTTACACCTACCGATCGTCTGTTCATGATGAATCTGGATCAAACGGAATTTCTTGGATTTAGTTATCTTAATCCAGAATTTGTTCAGCAtgtatga
- the LOC124500570 gene encoding cytochrome P450 3A24 has product MFGIFLLTVIILTFSSIFLYFRHKSRMAISNLQNRNIPVGKQPSFFNALLNNIRIELISQENIKKIGKVYGWEMFGGINLTIAEPELIQLILSKEFTNFPNRRKLNTDDPFFSNFLSTVELDKWKRIRAIVAPTFATGKLRRMKPCMDSICQTLIQNINNELANSNDSILNIKRFAGAFTMDTVLQVAFGCKIDSLIEPNNQIIVMARRLFNTDLSLKNIIAFVFAFFLPPFFSKIFNIRINGDVTDFFGKFAIDLIERKRKEFAKKDFSKASTFLEFLLEAEHELENQQQKIDNNTNNNISLENGDNDKKAIKYMNNDEIIAQCVLFFLAGYDTTATTITMALYYLALNPDKQQLAYEEVERIVSEFENGQQNDDKLQSLSFETIGKKFDYINGVVNETLRMTPPAPFTERRCMNDCLLSTEDGQFSVSIRKDDIIQIPIWCLHYNEEYFPESEKFCPERFGPDNDHKYPNYAYLPFGSGPRACVAKSLALMEAKLALIWLIKNFKFNKCDKTKIPVEFYNQGGLLSPRDIFLKVERR; this is encoded by the exons ATGTTTGGAATATTCTTGTTGACTGTTATCATTTTGACGTTTTcgtcaatttttctttattttcgcCATAAATCGAGAATGGCAATTTCGAATCTACAAAATCGTAATATTCCTGTGGGAAAGCAgccatcatttttcaatgctttattgaataatataCGTATTGAATTGATATCTCAAGAAAACATAAAAAAGATTGGTAAAGTTTATGGATGGGAGATGTTTGGAGGAATAAATTTGACCATTGCTGAACCcgaattgattcaattaataTTGAGCAAAGAATTCACCAATTTTCCTAATAGACGA aaACTAAATACCGATGATCCATTCTTTTCTAACTTTCTGTCTACAGTCGAATTGGATAAATGGAAACGTATTCGAGCAATTGTAGCGCCTACATTTGCTACTGGAAAACTTCGCCGAATGAAACCATGTATGGATTCAATTTGTCAGACATTAATCCagaatattaataatgaattggCTAATTCGAATGACAGCATATTGAATATTAAACGATTCGCCGGTGCATTCACAATGGACACTGTTCTACAGGTAGCATTTGGTtgtaaaattgattcattaatcGAACCGAATAATCAGATTATCGTTATGGCCAGACGACTATTCAATACggatttatcattgaaaaacattattgCATTTGTATTCGCTTTTTTTCTcccaccatttttttcaaagataTTCAATATACGGATAAATGGCGATGTAACGGATTTTTTCGGAAAATTTGCAATCGATTTAATTGAACGTAAACGAAAAGAATTTGCAAAGAAAGATTTTTCAAAAGCATCAACATTCCTTGAATTTTTACTTGAAGCTGAACatgaattggaaaatcaacaacagaaaattgataataatacgaataataatatttcattggaaaatggcgataatgataaaaaagcaatcaaatatatgaacaatgatgaaatcattgCACAATGTGTATTATTCTTTTTGGCCGGTTATGATACGACGGCAACGACAATCACAATGGCGTTATATTATCTTGCCCTGAATCCGGATAAACAACAGCTAGCTTATGAAGAAGTTGAACGAATTGTTTcggaatttgaaaatggtcaacaaaatgatgacaaattacaatcattatcatttgaaactATAGgtaaaaaattcgattataTTAATGGTGTTGTTAATGAAACGTTACGTATGACACCACCGGCGCCATTCACTGAACGTCGTTGTATGAATGATTGTTTGCTTTCCACTGAAGATGGTCAATTTTCGGTTTCGATTCGTAAAGATGATATCATACAGATTCCTATATGGTGTCTACATTATAATGAAGAATATTTTCCTGAATcggaaaaattttgtccCGAACGATTCGGTCCggataatgatcataaatATCCAAATTATGCCTATCTACCATTCGGATCTGGACCACGAGCTTGTGTTGCCAAAAGTTTAGCATTGATGGAAGCAAAATTAGCATTGATTTGgttgattaaaaattttaaattcaataaatgtgATAAAACCAAA ATTCCAGTTGAATTTTATAATCAAGGCGGTCTTCTTTCTCCACGTGATATCTTTCTAAAAGTTGAAAGacgataa